The genomic segment AAGTTTCATGTGAAAAAGGTGCATTTGCTGGATGTTATAATTTAGGTTTAATGTATTTTAAAGGTGAACATATCGCCAAAAACTATACAAAAGCAGAAGAGTATTTTTCAAAAGCTTGTAACCAAGGACATCAAAATGCTTGTTACAATTTAGCAAATATGTATGAAAAAGGTTTAGGTGTAGAAAAAGATAACTTTAAAGCTGTTGATTTATATATAAAAACTTGTAAAAATGGCGTAAGCTCTTCTTGTTTTAATTTAGCAATTATGTATAAAAATGGAAATGGAGTAGAAAAAGATGATTTTAGAGCAGTTGATTTTTATACAAAAGCTTGTGAAATGAATCATCAAAAAGCTTGTTATAACATTGGAGTTATGTATCTTGAAGGTGATTTTTTGGCTATAAATAAAATAAAAGCAAAAGAGTATTTTGAAAAATCTTGCAACCTTGGCTATAGCAATGCTTGCAAAGAGCTAGGAAAACTTTGAATTATTGTTTAAAATCAAGCTGATTTATAAAAAAAATAGTTAAAATCTCTTAATTTATATTAGGAGATTTTAATGACTTCGTGGTACAAAAAGTTTGCTTCGCAACCACATCAACCATTTTTTACAAATGGTATAATATTTTTTATACTTTTTATAACTCTATTTGCTTTTGCTTATTCAAATAGTATAAAATTAGATACAACACTTTTGAAATATCATGCATATGCTCTTATTTTTGTAGTATTTATTCAGTTTTTTTTGGGATTTTTATTTGTTGTTTTTCCAAAATTTTTGATGCAAAGTGAAATAGCTTCAAAAGATTATATGGGACAATTTTTTCTATATTTTATATCTAGTTTAGGTATTTTTCTTTCGCTTATTTTTTACTCTAAAATTACAATTTTATTCCAACTTCTAATGCTTTTTGCTCAAATTTTGAGTTTTAGACTTCTTTATAGTATTCATAAAAAAAGTATTATGAAAGATAAAAATGATACAAAATGGGTTTTAATGGCATTTAGTACAGGAATCGTTTCTCATTTTTTATATATAGTTTCAGAATTTGATTTTAATTTATCTTATTTGGTTTCAAAAATTGCTATAAATAGTGGATTTTATCTATTTTTATTTATGATTATTTTTGTAATTTCTCAAAGAATGATTCCTTTTTTTACAAGAGTTATGGTTCCTACATATATTATAAATAAGAGTCCAAAGCTTTTGGATACTATATTTTTTCTACTTCTTTTAAAAGTGATTTTACTATCTTTTGATAATCCAAAGCTAAATCTTTTTGCAGATGTTCCTATCTTCTTATTTATCGTAAAAGAGTTAGTTCGTTGGAAAATGCCAACATTTAGAACACCACCAATAGTTTGGATTTTACACCTTGGTTTATATTGGATTGTTGTAGCATTTTTTATATCTATTATTGAAGGTATTTTTTCTTTTATTTATCCAAATTTTTACTTTGAAAAAGTTGTAATTCATACTTTGGCTATTGGATATTTTGTTACTGTTTTGATAGGGTTTGGTACTAGAGTAGTGCTTGGTCACTCTGGAAGAAAAATAGAGACAAAACTTTTTGCACTTTCTATATTTATAAGTGTTCAGATTTTAGCTATAGTTAGAATATTTGCATCTATTTGTGTAAATTTTGGATTAAACTATATCTTTTTTATAGAGTTAAGTGCTATTTTATTAATAGTTGCACTAATTATTTGGTCTTATAAGTATGTTTCTATTTTATTAGAAAATGATAAAAAACCAGAAATAGTAGTTCAAAAAATAGATGAAAATAAAAAAGAGGAATTTAAGCCAAAATGGAAAGTATAAATATTTTAGTTTTCAAGGCTTTTGCCTCGAAAACAATATTTTTTATGGTTTAATCGTTGATAATCCAACACTTAACCAAGATTGCATACCACCTCTATACCATTTCATTTTTTCTTGAGGATAACCAATAGCTATTAGTTCTTTCATAGCTTCAGGAGATTGTCCACACCAAATTGCATTACAAAACATCAAAAGAGTTTTTGCATTTGTAAAGTCATATTTTCCATTTTTTTCAACTACTCCAAAAGTTTCTAAAGCCTCAGCAAACTCATCTGGATATTGAGATTTTTTTGTATAAACATATGGAACATTTATCGCTGTTGCAATAGTTTCGTGGTTGTACCAATTTTCAGTTCTACTATCAATTAAAAGAAGATTTTTATCTGTTTTTGATTTTTCTATAAACTCTAAAACTTCTAATTCCCCATAAGTCTCTATTTTATCTGATGCTTTTATTGGTGCAATTTTTCCAAAATATGTAACAAAACTTCTTTTGCAATTTTCATCTACAGTTGAAGATGCTTCGTGTTTCCCACCAAAAATATCTTTTGGGTCAAATGCAACACTTTCACACTCTTTTGGTTTTGCCTCTCTTTTTATAATTGCTTTTTTCCCATTTTCTAAAGTTACTTCAACTCCAGAACTTTGTAAATCAGCGCTAAATAGGGAAGTTGCTACAAGTAAACTTCCTAAAATTATTTTAAACATAAACTCTCCTTGTTTTAAAATTGTATCGAATTTGATTCTATCAAAAACTTTTTAAAATGGCAAACTATCAGGGACTTAAGTGAAATTTAGGTAAAATCTAAGCTATTTTAGTAACACAATTAGGATTATTTATGAGTGAAAAGTACGAGCCATCAAAGGTAGAAGATAGTTTTTATAAGATTTGGGAAGATAGAGGTTACTTTGAGATTGATGGAAACAGATCAATTCAAGAGCCAAATAAAAATTTTGCAATTATGATGCCACCTCCAAATGTAACAGGAAGTTTACATATTGGTCATGCACTTACATTTACTTTGCAAGATATAATTACAAGATACAAAAGAATGGATGGATTTAAAACTCTTTGGCAACCAGGAACTGACCACGCTGGAATTGCAACTCAAAATGTAGTTGAAAAACAACTTTTAAAAGAAGGGACTACAAAAGAAGAGTTAGGAAGAGAAGCTTTTTTGCAAAGAGTTTGGAAATGGAAAGAGTTTAGTGGTGGAACAATAGTTCACCAAATGAGAAAACTAGGAGTTAGTCCAGCTTGGTCAAGAGAGCGATTTACTATGGATGAGGGTTTAAAAGAGGCTGTAAAAGAGGCTTTTGTTAAACTTTATGATGAGGGAATGATTTCTCAAAATAACTATATGGTAAATTGGTGTACTCACGATGGTGCTTTAAGTGATATTGAAGTTGAGCATGAAGAGGTAAATGGTAAATTCTATCATATGAATTACCATTTTGTTGATGGTTGCGGATTTGTAACAGTTGCAACAACAAGACCTGAGACATATTTTGGAGATAGTGCTGTTATGGTACATCCAGATGATGAAAGATACAAAAATATAATTGGAAAAGAAGTTTTTTTACCGCTAATTAATAGAAAAATAAAAATTATTGCTGATTCTCATGTTGATATGGAGTTTGGAACAGGAGTTGTAAAAGTAACTCCAGCCCATGATACAAATGACTATGAAGTAGGGCTTAGACACAATTTAGATTTTATAAAATGCTTTGATGAAAAAGGTATTTTAAACGAAGAGTGTGGAGAGTTCAAAGGAGTTGAAAGACTAAAAGCTAGACCAATAATTGTTAAAAAACTTCAAGATGAAGGTTTTATTGTAAAGATTGAAGACCATAATCACCAAGTAGGGCACTGTTATAGATGTAAAAATATCGTTGAGCCCTATATTTCAAAACAGTGGTTTGTAAAAAAAGAGGTTGCAGCTGAGTCTATTAGAAAAACTTATGAAGGTGAAGCTAAGTTTCATCCTTCTCATTGGCTAAACTCATATAGAGCTTGGATGGACGAGTTAAGACCTTGGTGTATTTCTAGGCAACTTTGGTGGGGACATAGAATTCCAGTATTCTATTGCGATAGTTGCAATCATCAATGGGCTACAAAAGAAGATGAGCCAAAGGCGTGTCCAAAATGTGGTAAAAATCATATTCATCAAGATCCAGATGTTCTTGATACTTGGTTTAGTAGTGCTTTATGGGCATTTTCACCACTTGGTTGGGGAAATAATGGTCAAATGAAAGATACTTTTAATGATAGTGATTTAAAAGATTTTTATCCAAACTCACTATTAATTACTGGCTTTGATATTATGTTTTTCTGGGTTGCTAGAATGATGATGATGGGTGAACACTTTATGGGTCAACTTCCATTTAAAGATATTTATATGCATGCTCTTGTAAGAGATGAACATGGTGCTAAGATGTCAAAATCAAAAGGAAATGTAATTGACCCTCTTGATATGGTTGAAACACATAGTGCTGATATTATTAGATTTACTCTTGCATATTTAGCAGTTCAAGGAAGAGATATAAAACTTGGTGAAAATAATCTTGAACAGTTTAGAAACTTTACAAATAAACTTTATAATGCTTCAAACTTTTTAACTTTAAATGTTGATACATTCCCTGATTTAAAAGATATAACTATTAAAACGCCTCTTGGTCTTTATATGCAAAGCAGACTTAGTCATGCTGTTGATGAGGTAAGAAATTCACTTGAAACTTATAAATTCAATGAAGCAGCAAGCGCTTTATATAGATTTGTTTGGATGGAGTTTTGTGATTGGGGAATTGAGTACTCTAAAGCTAGTAAAGAAAGTATAGTTGAACTTGGAGCTATTTTTAAAGAGACTTTAAAGTTAGTTAGTCCATTTATGCCATTTATTTCTGACTACTTATATCATAAACTTAGTGGAACTACACTTGAAAATGGTGACTCTTTAATGATTATGAACTTCCCAAAAGATATTAAAAAAGATGAAAATATTGAAAATATGTTCTCTATAATTGAAGAGTCAATTATTGCTATACGAAGAGCAAAAACTCTAATAGATATGGGTAACTCTAAAATTGAAAAAGCATATTTGAAACTTGATGCTAAAATTGATATCAATGTTGCAAAACCATTTATAGAAAAACTTGCTAAAGTTGAAAATGTAGAGTTTGTAACTAGCAAAGTTGAAAATAGTATAACAGATGTTTCAAACAATCTTGAGGTTTATATTCCAACTTCACAAATTGATATGAAACCAATTGTTGAAAAACTAGAGAAACAAAAAGAGAAAGCTTTAAAAGAGTTTGATAAATTAAATGGAATGTTATCAAATGAAAGATTCGTTGCAAATGCACCTGCAAATGTAATAGAGGAAAATACAAAAGCTCTTGAAGATGTTAAATCTAGACTTGAAAAAATAGAGGCTGAGCTTAAAAGTTTAAGCTAAAAAAATACTTAAATAATCTTCCAATTTTGGAAGATTATTCTAGGTCTTATTTTAGCTCTTGTAGAGTTTTTATAAGTTTATTTGAAATATCAACTAAAGAGTTTGAGCTATCTTGTGTTTTTTGTGCTTCAATTAGAGTATTTTCAGTACTTAAAACAACATCTTGCATATTTTTTGTAACTTCATTTAAACTTTTAGAACCATCTTTTGCATTTTGTGAAACTATAGAAGAGTTTTGTTTTTGTTCACTCATCGATACTGAAATCTCTTTTGAAATAGTGCTAATATCAGATATTGTTTCATCTATTTCATGAATTGAATCAAGAGAATTTTTAACCAAATTTTGAATAAGTGCAATTCTTTCTGTTATATTTTTTGCAGCATCATCTGATCTTGAAGCCAAATTTCTTACTTCTTGAGCAACTACTGCAAACCCTTTTCCAGCTTCTCCTGCTGTTGCTGCTTCAACTGCTGCATTTAGACTTAAAATATTTGTTTGAAATGCTATTTGAGAAATTATATTTACTGTTTCACCTATTTTTTGGCTCTCTTCATTTAATTTTATCATTGCAGTTGCCGTATGTTTTGATTGAATATTAGCTTCTTGTGCTATTTGCTCATTTTTAGAAGTTTTTGAAGCAATATCGACTATTGCTTGTTGCATCTCATCTATTTTATTTGATAAATCTTGAATTAAAGAGTTTATATTTTGTGAAGAGTTAGTAGCATTTTGAGAATTTTCGTTTGAAAATTTTGCATCTTTTAACATATTTATTGAAGTACTTAAAAGAGTATTTAAAGAGTTTGAAAACTCTTTTATCTCTTTTTCAACTTCAAACATTGTATTTTTTCTATGTGTAATATCTGTTGCATATTTTACAACTCTAAAAGCTTTACCATCCATATCAAATATTGGATTGTAGCTTGCTTGTATCCAAATATGGTTACCATTTTTTCCAATTCTTAGGTATTCTCCACTATCAAACTCTCCACGATTTAGTTTTTTCCAAAACTCTTTGTACTCATTTGAATTTTTGTAACTCTCTTCACAAAAAATAGAGTGATGTTTCCCTATAATATCCTCTTTTTTATATCCTAAAGTATTTAAGAAGTTATCATTTGCATTTAAAATGTTTCCATTCATATCAAATTCTATAACCGCATTAGACTTATTTATAGCTTTTACTTGTCCTATAAAAAATAGATTTTTTAATCTATTTTTTGTAATATCTTGAGCCAATTTTATAACTTCTAAAACTTTGCCATTTTCTATAACTGGCATATATGAAGCTCTTAAAAATATTAAGCTTTTATCTTTTTTTACTCTTTGAAACTCTGCTGTTAAAGTTTTTCCTGCTCTTAAATTATTCCAGCCATCTTTATACTCTTGAGTATTTGTGAATTTATCTTCACAAAATATAGAGTGATGTTTTCCTACAATTTCCTCTAAAGAGTATCCCATAGTTTTCAAAAAAATTTCATTTGCTTTGATTACTGTACCATCTGGTTTAAAATAAATAACTGCATAATTATTATTTATAGCTTCACTTAAAATCTTGTCATTTTTGTTGTTAAAAAACATTTGTTAATCTCCCCTTCAAAATTTAATTATACATCAAAAAAACTTTTTATTGTTATTAAAATCCTAAGATTTTGATTTTATAACTCTATATAAAATATCAACAAATAATATAGATATAAAAGATATAAAAAACCAGAAAAAGTAGTTAAGAAACTCATTTTTTGCTTCTTTAAACAGTTCAAAATATATTTTTTCAATATTTGTATTTATATAAAATATTGCATCATTTTGTAAACTATTATTTACTTTACTTGCTTCTTCATTAAAATATATAGGAACTAATTGTTTAAACCATTTTGGGGCAATGTTTTCATTTTGATTATTTGTAAAAGAGCTAATATCTTTTTCAAAACTTATAATCGCACTTGAACTTTTTGTTTCATCAAATTGGTTTGTTGCATCAAAGTTTATTATTAAAGTCGATAAATTTCTGAAATTTTTGCTAGGAACAAATGTATAAATATCAATACTAGGAGTAATGTTTTTATTTATCTCATTTGGAATAGAACCTTCAATAGTCAAAAGCTCTTTTTGTAAATCATCACTTTGAGTAGATAGAATAATTTGTCCAAAATTATCATCTATTTTTAGATTTGATATCTCCCAAGATAAAGATTTATCTAAGTTATTTGTAAGATCTATAAGCTCTTTTTCTTTTATTGAGAAAAGAGCTTTTTGAATAGATATTGATGAAAAATTGTTATTAAAAACAGAATTTATTGTGTTTAATATCTCAATATCTTTAGTTTGTAGATATTTTTTTAAATTCTCTTGAATAAAAAGAGATGTAGTTTTTGTCTCTAATTGGTATTTTGTAAGAATTTGCTCTTTTTGTTTTTCAAAGTTGTTTAAAAATGAAAATCCAAATCCTATTAGTAAAATAGATATTAAAAAAAAGTAAACTACAAATCTTATCATTCTAAATCACTTTAAAATTGATTTAATATCATCTTCATTTATCTTATCTTGGCTATATTTTACTACTAAAATATTTTCTGTATTGTTTATATACCATTCCTCGATATTTGAATTATCGTTTAGTTTTCCACTATTTTCAAGCTTGTACTCATCTAAACTTAGATATAGATTTTTTGTTTTTGATGGATTTTTCATTAAAATTATTAAAATAGCCCACAAAATACAAATAACAGCAACTCCTAAAGTGAAACTTTCTATCTCATAAGAGTCTAGATTATCCAATAAAATACCACCAAAAACTCCACCAACAAATGTTCCTAAATATCCAAAAGAGTTAAATACTCCCAAAACACTTCCTCTTTGGTGAACCTTTGCAAATTTAGATGTAAGAGATTGCATAATTGGTTCATGCATATTAAACCCTATAAAAAATAGAACAACTCCAATACAGAATATTATAGAACTACTGCTAAATCCCATCAATAAATAAGAGATTATAAATAATAAAATTCCTATAACTAATACTTCTCTATATTTTCCTTTTTTCTCTGCTAAAATTGAAGCTGGTCCCATTGCAAGAAGCCCTAAAATCATAGATGGAATATATACTTGCCATAAATCTTTTATATCCCAGTTATATATTTTTGTAAGAATTATTGGAATAACTAAAAATGCAAAAGTCATCAACGCTTTTTGTAAAAAGTTTGTAATGTGCATTTTATTTATATTTGCATTTCCTAAAACATCTTTTATATTTAGTTTATCATTATAAGTATGAGTTATTTTTGGTGGATTTGGAACTTTTTTAATTAATACAAAAATAGCAATTAAAGATAAAACCATAGTAATATAAAAAAGTGTTGGAACCCCTGCATATCCACCAATAATTGGACCCAATCCCATAGCAAGAGCAAATGAAATACCAATAAATCCACCCATAATTGCCATAGCTTTTGATCTTTGTTCTTCTTTTACAACATCACTAATCATAGCAGTTACAACTGCTCCAATAGCTCCTGCACCTTGTAAAAGTCTTCCCAAAAGAAGAGCAAAAATATCTGTTGCTAAGGCACAAATAAGTGAACCAATAGCAAAAAGTAAAAGACCAGTTACGATTGTTCCTTTTCTTCCTAATTTGTCACTCATAATTCCAAAAGGAGTTTGAAAAATTACTTGAGTTAAGGCATAACCACCAACAACAATTCCTACAAGTGTAGCATTTGCACCTTCTAGGCTAAAAGCATAGACAGAAATAACAGGAAGAACTATAAAAAGTCCAAAAAATCTTAAAGATATAATAAAACTCAAAGGTAAAACTGATTTAATCATACATAATCCTAAATATATTATAATTTGAGTATTGATTATATACTAAGGTTCCTTTTAAATAGGAACTATTTAAAAGGCAAAAAATGAATATTATTTTAGCAAGTGCAAATAGAGGTAAAATAGAAGAGTTTAAAAAACTTCTTCCTAATAGTAATGTCTTTGCATATAGCGATATTTTAGGAAAATTTGATATAGATGAAACTGGAACTAGTTTTAAAGAAAATGCAATAATAAAAGCTAGTGAGGTAAATGAAAAATTAAAACAAATAGGAGAAAAAAATTTTATAGTAATCTCCGATGATAGTGGAATTTCTCTTCCTATTTTACAAAATGCTCCTGGGATTTTTAGTGCAAGATATGCTAAAGTTGGTGCAAGTGATAAAGAGAATAATACAAAACTAATATCAAAATTAGATGAGTTAAATTTAGAGAGAACACCAGCTTTTTATACAGCTTGCATAGCAATAATATATAATAATTTAATATATACAGTTCACGGTTTTATGCATGGAATGGCTATAAATAAAGAGTTAGGAACAAATGGTTTTGGATATGACCCACTTTTTATTCCAGATGGTTTTGATAAAACTTTAGGAGAGTTAGATTTTGAAATAAAGCAAGAGTTTTCACATAGAAATAGGGCATTAAAATTGGCAAAAAAAGTTTTAGAAGTTATTCTTTAATAATTTGTTTGGTTAATCTTATTGCAAACTTTTTATTTTGGACACTCAAAAAAAAGAGTTTGCTTTTTTCCTCTCCATATTTTGTTGCTATTATCTCAAATAAATCATTATCAATTTTGATTCTTTTTGTATCTTCTAAATCGGTCTTTAAAATATACTCTTCTAGAAATGAAATATGATTTTTTGCTTGTAAATATAGGTATTTTTGTGTAAATACCTCATTTTTTAGAGAATTTGTCTCCAACATAAAATTTGCTAAAACAGAAAAAACAACTACTAGAATCAAAGTTATAAAAAGTACATAGGATTTTTTCATAATCCAATTTTCCATACTTGTTTAGAGCTATTTTCTAAAGATATATTAATAGTTGCTACTTCATCGCTTATGTAAATATTAAATTCATTTACATTTTTTAGTAAAATATTGTTATCAAAATAGAGTATTTTATTATTTAAACCAAATTTATTTAACTCATTTTTGTTTTTTTCAATAAATATTTTTGTAGAGTTTAATTCAAGTCTTGCTAATTCTTTTGAAAGTGATGTTTTATTTAAAATAACTAAATCTTTTACAAGTAAAGTTGAGTAGATGATTATAGTTGTTGAAATTGCTAGAGTTAATATTAGTTCAAATAAAGAGAAGCTATTTTTCATATTTAAAAACATTTATTTTCTCATTTTTGAAGCTATATTTATCTACTTTTACAATTTCTTCTTTTCCATCTTTTATAATTTTTAAAAACTCTTCTTGTTTTAAAAAATATCGATAATCTTTTGTAGCAAAACTATTTTCAAGTTCATTTAATCTATTAAAAAGCTCTTCATCTTCATAGTTATTATATGGAATTTTCAAAAATCCACCTACAATTACCATGAGGATTAAAAGACTAACTATTGTCTCAAAAAGAGTTATACTACTTTTCAGCAATATTTTTTGATTTTTGAAATGAGCCTTCAATAGCTTTAATAAAAGCATCTCTAACTCTTCCTTCTTCAAGTTTTGCATATCCAGCTGCTGTTGTTCCACCTGGACTCATTACACTATCTTTTATAATAGCTGAGTGAGAGTGTTTTAAAAGCGAAGAAGTTCCACTAAAAAGCCCTTGTACTAAATGTTGAGCTAAATGTCTTTCAAGTCCAACTTTAACAGCTCCATCTGCTATAGCTTCTGCAACTAAAGCTAAAAAAGCAGGTCCAGAAGCTGTAATTGCACTAGCGATATCTAGTTGATTCTCATTATTCACCCAAATAGCTTCACCAATAGCTCCAAAAGCTTCAAGAGTTAAATCTTTTATCTCAATATCACCTGTAGCTGTTGTCATAGAGTTTTGTACACTTGCTGCTATATTTGGCATTGTTCTTGCGTAGTGTTTTGCACTAATTTGCTTTCTTAAATAATCTAATTTTGTACCAGCTAAAATGGAGATTAAA from the Aliarcobacter cryaerophilus ATCC 43158 genome contains:
- a CDS encoding tetratricopeptide repeat protein, producing the protein MKKIIKTIFVLMLSYSFSNASLVEDGYIELEKGNVLEAANIFKVSCEKGAFAGCYNLGLMYFKGEHIAKNYTKAEEYFSKACNQGHQNACYNLANMYEKGLGVEKDNFKAVDLYIKTCKNGVSSSCFNLAIMYKNGNGVEKDDFRAVDFYTKACEMNHQKACYNIGVMYLEGDFLAINKIKAKEYFEKSCNLGYSNACKELGKL
- a CDS encoding valine--tRNA ligase encodes the protein MSEKYEPSKVEDSFYKIWEDRGYFEIDGNRSIQEPNKNFAIMMPPPNVTGSLHIGHALTFTLQDIITRYKRMDGFKTLWQPGTDHAGIATQNVVEKQLLKEGTTKEELGREAFLQRVWKWKEFSGGTIVHQMRKLGVSPAWSRERFTMDEGLKEAVKEAFVKLYDEGMISQNNYMVNWCTHDGALSDIEVEHEEVNGKFYHMNYHFVDGCGFVTVATTRPETYFGDSAVMVHPDDERYKNIIGKEVFLPLINRKIKIIADSHVDMEFGTGVVKVTPAHDTNDYEVGLRHNLDFIKCFDEKGILNEECGEFKGVERLKARPIIVKKLQDEGFIVKIEDHNHQVGHCYRCKNIVEPYISKQWFVKKEVAAESIRKTYEGEAKFHPSHWLNSYRAWMDELRPWCISRQLWWGHRIPVFYCDSCNHQWATKEDEPKACPKCGKNHIHQDPDVLDTWFSSALWAFSPLGWGNNGQMKDTFNDSDLKDFYPNSLLITGFDIMFFWVARMMMMGEHFMGQLPFKDIYMHALVRDEHGAKMSKSKGNVIDPLDMVETHSADIIRFTLAYLAVQGRDIKLGENNLEQFRNFTNKLYNASNFLTLNVDTFPDLKDITIKTPLGLYMQSRLSHAVDEVRNSLETYKFNEAASALYRFVWMEFCDWGIEYSKASKESIVELGAIFKETLKLVSPFMPFISDYLYHKLSGTTLENGDSLMIMNFPKDIKKDENIENMFSIIEESIIAIRRAKTLIDMGNSKIEKAYLKLDAKIDINVAKPFIEKLAKVENVEFVTSKVENSITDVSNNLEVYIPTSQIDMKPIVEKLEKQKEKALKEFDKLNGMLSNERFVANAPANVIEENTKALEDVKSRLEKIEAELKSLS
- a CDS encoding MFS transporter is translated as MIKSVLPLSFIISLRFFGLFIVLPVISVYAFSLEGANATLVGIVVGGYALTQVIFQTPFGIMSDKLGRKGTIVTGLLLFAIGSLICALATDIFALLLGRLLQGAGAIGAVVTAMISDVVKEEQRSKAMAIMGGFIGISFALAMGLGPIIGGYAGVPTLFYITMVLSLIAIFVLIKKVPNPPKITHTYNDKLNIKDVLGNANINKMHITNFLQKALMTFAFLVIPIILTKIYNWDIKDLWQVYIPSMILGLLAMGPASILAEKKGKYREVLVIGILLFIISYLLMGFSSSSIIFCIGVVLFFIGFNMHEPIMQSLTSKFAKVHQRGSVLGVFNSFGYLGTFVGGVFGGILLDNLDSYEIESFTLGVAVICILWAILIILMKNPSKTKNLYLSLDEYKLENSGKLNDNSNIEEWYINNTENILVVKYSQDKINEDDIKSILK
- a CDS encoding methyl-accepting chemotaxis protein; this encodes MFFNNKNDKILSEAINNNYAVIYFKPDGTVIKANEIFLKTMGYSLEEIVGKHHSIFCEDKFTNTQEYKDGWNNLRAGKTLTAEFQRVKKDKSLIFLRASYMPVIENGKVLEVIKLAQDITKNRLKNLFFIGQVKAINKSNAVIEFDMNGNILNANDNFLNTLGYKKEDIIGKHHSIFCEESYKNSNEYKEFWKKLNRGEFDSGEYLRIGKNGNHIWIQASYNPIFDMDGKAFRVVKYATDITHRKNTMFEVEKEIKEFSNSLNTLLSTSINMLKDAKFSNENSQNATNSSQNINSLIQDLSNKIDEMQQAIVDIASKTSKNEQIAQEANIQSKHTATAMIKLNEESQKIGETVNIISQIAFQTNILSLNAAVEAATAGEAGKGFAVVAQEVRNLASRSDDAAKNITERIALIQNLVKNSLDSIHEIDETISDISTISKEISVSMSEQKQNSSIVSQNAKDGSKSLNEVTKNMQDVVLSTENTLIEAQKTQDSSNSLVDISNKLIKTLQELK
- a CDS encoding rhodanese-like domain-containing protein, encoding MFKIILGSLLVATSLFSADLQSSGVEVTLENGKKAIIKREAKPKECESVAFDPKDIFGGKHEASSTVDENCKRSFVTYFGKIAPIKASDKIETYGELEVLEFIEKSKTDKNLLLIDSRTENWYNHETIATAINVPYVYTKKSQYPDEFAEALETFGVVEKNGKYDFTNAKTLLMFCNAIWCGQSPEAMKELIAIGYPQEKMKWYRGGMQSWLSVGLSTIKP
- a CDS encoding pyrroline-5-carboxylate reductase codes for the protein MKLTLIGNGIMAQSLAIGLVKKHEVEMIGREIEKLKLIKEKIPELQIKELSDKEDISGKNIIFCVKPYALESVSIRLVGTANSLISILAGTKLDYLRKQISAKHYARTMPNIAASVQNSMTTATGDIEIKDLTLEAFGAIGEAIWVNNENQLDIASAITASGPAFLALVAEAIADGAVKVGLERHLAQHLVQGLFSGTSSLLKHSHSAIIKDSVMSPGGTTAAGYAKLEEGRVRDAFIKAIEGSFQKSKNIAEK
- a CDS encoding non-canonical purine NTP pyrophosphatase, with translation MNIILASANRGKIEEFKKLLPNSNVFAYSDILGKFDIDETGTSFKENAIIKASEVNEKLKQIGEKNFIVISDDSGISLPILQNAPGIFSARYAKVGASDKENNTKLISKLDELNLERTPAFYTACIAIIYNNLIYTVHGFMHGMAINKELGTNGFGYDPLFIPDGFDKTLGELDFEIKQEFSHRNRALKLAKKVLEVIL
- a CDS encoding NnrS family protein, which gives rise to MTSWYKKFASQPHQPFFTNGIIFFILFITLFAFAYSNSIKLDTTLLKYHAYALIFVVFIQFFLGFLFVVFPKFLMQSEIASKDYMGQFFLYFISSLGIFLSLIFYSKITILFQLLMLFAQILSFRLLYSIHKKSIMKDKNDTKWVLMAFSTGIVSHFLYIVSEFDFNLSYLVSKIAINSGFYLFLFMIIFVISQRMIPFFTRVMVPTYIINKSPKLLDTIFFLLLLKVILLSFDNPKLNLFADVPIFLFIVKELVRWKMPTFRTPPIVWILHLGLYWIVVAFFISIIEGIFSFIYPNFYFEKVVIHTLAIGYFVTVLIGFGTRVVLGHSGRKIETKLFALSIFISVQILAIVRIFASICVNFGLNYIFFIELSAILLIVALIIWSYKYVSILLENDKKPEIVVQKIDENKKEEFKPKWKV